Proteins from a genomic interval of Flammeovirgaceae bacterium SG7u.111:
- a CDS encoding TonB-dependent receptor: protein MNLKTIQQIWTMSKYVLFGLFMQVCLSSMLIANDGNAQRMSIEEIYVTIHLKNANLEETFTAIGKKTNFNFAYNHDILNKNTRITKKITNQPLSQVLTEIAKENGLSFKRVNENIYVSKSPTQRPNEKLKALVKEIAQVKVSGNVVDNEGQPLPGVNILIKGTANGTTTNLDGDFTLNVPSDATLQFSYIGFLTQEVAVGNQTEIKITLQPDLAQLEEVVVIGYGTQNKEDLTSSVASVSSENFVKGNVNDAGQLLQGKVAGLTVSMPSGDPTSGSQILLRGNTTLFGSNSNPLVLIDGVPGDFKTVAPEDIETIDVLKDGSAAAIYGTRGTNGVIIITTKRAKGEYSSSVDYSANFSTQAIARQLEMFTADDYRAQIAAGTRDASWDLGASTDWMDEITQTPLSQVHNLTFRGGNSTTNYLANINYRDLEGIFLKSNNQTFTGRVDINHNMFNDKLKFNFGILNSQNKFNTTGDGLSFNGYTYRQALIRNPTAPVKDENGDWHEQTAIFNYENPLGRIYESDGENKSQNSRLNSTITYTPIPGLNLSALFSINRYNQTRGYAESKKHISTLRDGKNGFASNGTTEAIDRLMELTASYSTSFGDHSVTLLGGYSYQDHDRKEFWQQNQDFPTDIFSYNNIGLGQALKDGNPAVNIYSGRSLTNLIGFFGRATYSYKDKYLLLASIRHEAASQLYGAEKPWGTFPAVSLGWKISNEAFMENLTVVNKLKLRAGYGVTGSQPSAQFLGVALLSYSNFFYYDGEWIRTLVPSQNPNPDLRWEEKHETNLGLDFSLLNDRFSGSIDAYNRKIDGLLYDYQVPSPPNLYPSTRANVGVMENKGLEVLVNVIPVQTQDFEWMTSVNFSTNSNKLVSLSNDNYQTTNDYFTTGGTGEPIQTFTHMVKIGDNIGDFYGFKVVDIDEDGYWVYEGTEGEEVSYGDFNHSFEEKQVLGNGLPKYYAGWNNNFRYKSWDLSVTMRGAFDYQILNFQRMYLENPTLPQYNQLNTADDKVFGKAVLNAPLEYNSYYVEDGDFWKIDNITLGYNIKTGGSKIFKSARVYISTLNTVTITDYKGIDPEVNRLGLSPGNDDRDKYPTTRTFTAGFNVSF, encoded by the coding sequence ATGAATTTGAAAACAATCCAACAAATCTGGACTATGTCTAAATATGTATTATTTGGCCTGTTTATGCAAGTATGCCTGAGTAGCATGCTTATAGCAAACGATGGTAATGCCCAGCGGATGAGCATAGAAGAGATTTATGTCACCATCCACCTCAAAAATGCGAACCTAGAAGAAACTTTTACCGCAATAGGTAAGAAAACAAATTTCAATTTTGCCTACAACCACGATATCCTCAATAAAAACACCCGAATCACCAAGAAAATCACTAACCAGCCTCTTTCTCAGGTTCTTACAGAAATCGCAAAAGAGAATGGACTGTCTTTCAAAAGGGTAAATGAGAATATTTATGTAAGTAAAAGCCCTACTCAACGTCCGAATGAAAAGCTAAAAGCGCTAGTAAAAGAAATAGCTCAAGTTAAAGTTTCGGGAAATGTAGTTGATAATGAAGGGCAACCATTACCAGGAGTAAATATTTTGATAAAAGGAACGGCTAATGGTACTACCACTAATTTGGACGGAGATTTTACGCTCAACGTGCCTTCAGATGCGACCCTACAATTCAGCTATATTGGTTTTCTTACACAAGAAGTTGCTGTAGGAAACCAAACTGAAATCAAAATCACTTTGCAACCTGATCTTGCCCAACTTGAAGAAGTTGTCGTTATTGGGTACGGTACTCAAAACAAAGAAGATTTAACGAGTTCGGTAGCAAGTGTAAGCTCAGAAAATTTTGTAAAGGGAAATGTGAACGATGCTGGGCAGCTTCTTCAAGGTAAAGTAGCGGGACTTACCGTTTCTATGCCAAGTGGTGACCCTACTAGTGGTTCTCAAATTTTGCTAAGGGGTAATACAACCTTATTTGGGTCGAATTCCAACCCATTGGTTTTGATAGATGGTGTTCCCGGTGATTTCAAAACGGTGGCTCCAGAAGATATTGAAACTATCGACGTACTAAAAGACGGATCTGCCGCTGCAATTTATGGTACTAGGGGTACCAATGGTGTGATCATCATCACCACTAAAAGAGCAAAAGGAGAATACTCAAGCTCAGTAGACTATTCTGCTAATTTTAGCACTCAGGCAATTGCCAGACAGCTCGAAATGTTCACTGCTGATGATTACCGAGCGCAGATTGCAGCCGGAACTCGCGATGCATCATGGGACTTAGGTGCCTCAACCGATTGGATGGACGAAATAACCCAAACTCCACTAAGCCAAGTACATAACCTTACTTTTAGGGGTGGTAATTCAACTACCAATTATTTGGCTAACATCAACTACCGTGACCTTGAAGGTATTTTTCTTAAGTCGAATAACCAAACATTTACTGGAAGAGTAGATATCAACCACAATATGTTCAATGACAAGTTGAAATTTAACTTTGGCATTTTGAATTCCCAAAATAAATTCAATACGACAGGAGATGGCCTAAGCTTTAACGGCTATACCTACCGACAAGCACTTATCCGTAATCCGACAGCTCCTGTAAAAGACGAAAATGGTGATTGGCATGAGCAAACCGCTATTTTTAATTATGAAAATCCATTAGGAAGGATATACGAATCTGATGGAGAGAACAAGTCTCAAAACTCAAGGTTAAACTCTACCATTACCTACACTCCAATTCCAGGTTTGAACTTATCGGCACTGTTTTCTATAAACAGGTATAACCAAACGAGAGGTTATGCAGAAAGCAAAAAGCACATCTCTACACTAAGAGATGGTAAAAATGGCTTTGCTTCTAATGGAACTACCGAGGCTATAGACCGTTTGATGGAATTAACCGCATCCTACTCAACTTCTTTTGGAGACCACAGTGTCACCCTTTTAGGAGGTTATAGCTATCAAGACCATGACCGTAAAGAATTTTGGCAGCAAAATCAGGATTTCCCTACCGATATCTTCTCTTACAATAATATTGGACTAGGTCAAGCCCTTAAAGATGGAAACCCTGCGGTGAATATCTACAGCGGTAGAAGCCTGACCAACTTGATCGGTTTCTTTGGGAGAGCGACTTATAGTTACAAAGATAAATACCTGCTACTTGCAAGTATTCGACATGAGGCGGCTAGCCAACTCTATGGTGCGGAAAAACCTTGGGGCACATTCCCAGCAGTTTCACTGGGTTGGAAAATTTCCAACGAAGCGTTTATGGAAAACCTAACGGTGGTCAACAAACTTAAACTTAGGGCTGGTTATGGAGTAACTGGCTCTCAACCTTCAGCTCAATTTTTAGGTGTAGCATTGCTATCTTACAGTAACTTCTTCTACTACGATGGGGAATGGATAAGAACACTTGTACCATCTCAAAACCCTAACCCTGATTTGCGCTGGGAAGAAAAACATGAAACCAACCTTGGTCTTGATTTTTCTCTCCTAAATGATCGATTTAGCGGTAGTATCGATGCATACAATCGGAAAATTGACGGATTGTTGTACGATTACCAAGTACCTAGCCCTCCAAACTTGTATCCTTCGACTAGAGCGAATGTCGGCGTGATGGAAAACAAAGGACTTGAGGTCTTAGTAAATGTGATACCTGTTCAAACACAAGATTTTGAATGGATGACCAGTGTCAACTTTTCTACAAATAGCAACAAGCTCGTAAGCCTTTCAAATGATAATTACCAGACCACTAATGATTATTTCACAACAGGTGGCACTGGTGAACCTATCCAAACATTTACCCACATGGTAAAAATCGGTGACAACATTGGCGATTTTTACGGATTCAAAGTCGTAGATATTGATGAAGATGGGTATTGGGTTTATGAAGGTACTGAAGGAGAAGAAGTTAGCTACGGTGATTTCAACCATTCATTTGAAGAAAAGCAAGTACTTGGCAACGGTCTCCCTAAATATTATGCGGGCTGGAATAACAATTTCAGGTACAAAAGCTGGGATCTTTCAGTGACTATGAGAGGTGCTTTCGATTACCAGATATTGAACTTCCAGAGAATGTATTTGGAAAACCCTACGCTTCCTCAATACAATCAACTAAACACAGCTGATGACAAGGTATTTGGAAAAGCGGTGTTGAATGCCCCACTTGAATACAACAGCTACTATGTAGAAGATGGAGATTTCTGGAAAATTGACAACATCACCTTAGGGTATAATATCAAAACGGGAGGTTCTAAAATATTCAAATCAGCTAGGGTATATATATCAACGCTTAACACTGTAACTATTACGGATTATAAAGGGATTGATCCTGAAGTAAACAGACTTGGGCTTTCTCCTGGAAACGATGATCGAGATAAATATCCAACTACTCGAACTTTCACAGCTGGTTTTAATGTAAGTTTTTAA